One region of Cyanobacteriota bacterium genomic DNA includes:
- a CDS encoding ssl1498 family light-harvesting-like protein codes for MPYTTEDGGRLNNFASEPKMYVAEPTTRSQVVNYIVVAVSGSLLVVGLIVLTFVITKAS; via the coding sequence ATGCCTTATACAACTGAAGATGGTGGACGGCTTAACAACTTTGCCTCAGAGCCAAAAATGTATGTTGCTGAACCTACAACTCGATCGCAGGTTGTTAACTACATCGTGGTCGCTGTTAGCGGTTCTCTGCTTGTAGTCGGCCTTATTGTCCTAACCTTTGTCATCACTAAGGCTAGTTAG